Proteins encoded together in one Vigna angularis cultivar LongXiaoDou No.4 chromosome 5, ASM1680809v1, whole genome shotgun sequence window:
- the LOC108339755 gene encoding LOB domain-containing protein 1, which produces MESSDTYTPTSSAPLSHSPTSSSSSPPPPPPPTVVMSPCAACKILRRRCAEKCVLAPYFPPTEPAKFTIAHRVFGASNIIKFLQELPESQRADAVTSMVYEASARIRDPVYGCAGAICQLQKQVNELQAQLAKSQAELVTMQLQQANLVALICMEMAQSPQESPQQSVDNFISTPPHTGGYQSGVNNFFEENTSPNSLWEPLWT; this is translated from the exons ATGGAGAGCAGTGACACATACACCCCTACTTCCTCTGCTCCACTTTCTCACTCCCccacttcctcttcttcttcaccaccacctcctccaCCTCCCACTGTTGTCATGAGCCCTTGTGCTGCATGCAAGATTTTGAGGAGAAGATGTGCTGAGAAATGTGTTCTGGCACCTTATTTCCCTCCCACTGAACCTGCAAAGTTTACCATTGCTCACCGTGTGTTTGGTGCCAGCAACATCATCAAGTTCCTACAG GAACTTCCAGAGTCTCAGAGGGCTGATGCAGTGACCAGCATGGTTTACGAGGCTAGTGCAAGAATAAGAGACCCTGTTTATGGCTGTGCAGGAGCAATCTGCCAGCTCCAGAAGCAGGTGAATGAACTTCAAGCACAATTGGCCAAATCACAAGCTGAGCTTGTAACCATGCAACTTCAGCAAGCCAATCTTGTGGCTCTGATCTGCATGGAAATGGCACAGAGTCCACAGGAATCACCACAACAATCAGTCGACAATTTCATTTCAACTCCTCCTCACACCGGTGGCTATCAAAGCGGCGTGAACAACTTCTTTGAGGAGAACACTAGCCCAAACTCACTATGGGAGCCCCTTTGGacttga